From a single Streptomyces sp. 1331.2 genomic region:
- a CDS encoding plasmid stabilization protein, with amino-acid sequence MPAGSSKKRERQYEHIKDSALERGESQKRAKEIAARTVNKERARHGESKTASRSSIHDMSSSRRGGQRSHSGSQGPTKEQLYNEAKQRNIHGRSKMNKKELANALGH; translated from the coding sequence ATGCCTGCGGGTTCGAGCAAGAAGCGTGAACGGCAGTACGAACACATCAAGGACAGCGCGCTGGAGCGCGGAGAGAGCCAGAAGCGGGCGAAGGAGATCGCTGCCCGGACCGTGAACAAGGAACGGGCCCGGCACGGTGAGTCGAAGACCGCCAGCCGCTCGTCCATTCACGACATGTCCTCCTCCCGGCGAGGCGGGCAGCGCTCGCACTCCGGCTCCCAGGGACCGACGAAGGAGCAGCTGTACAACGAGGCCAAGCAGCGGAACATCCACGGCCGCTCGAAGATGAACAAGAAGGAACTCGCCAACGCCCTCGGCCACTGA
- a CDS encoding DUF6328 family protein has protein sequence MTTNNGAPGRDETPQERADRLWTDMLQEVRVCQTGAQILFGFLIGVVFTPRFAALPDFDKNLYTATVILGAVATGALIAPVAFHRLLAGHDMKPELIHVAGRLIATGLVTLALTIAAALLLLLRTATGNPAAAWIISATVLLWFTTTWLVLPHVVLRRTAARQATKGDSGEEGGNGRSS, from the coding sequence TTGACGACGAACAATGGCGCACCGGGCCGGGACGAGACACCCCAGGAACGGGCCGACCGCCTGTGGACCGACATGCTCCAGGAAGTGCGCGTGTGCCAGACCGGTGCACAGATCCTCTTCGGCTTCCTCATCGGCGTCGTCTTCACCCCCCGCTTCGCCGCCCTGCCCGACTTCGACAAGAACCTCTACACCGCCACCGTGATCCTGGGCGCCGTTGCCACCGGCGCCCTCATCGCACCCGTGGCCTTCCACCGCCTCCTCGCCGGCCACGACATGAAGCCCGAACTCATCCACGTCGCCGGCCGCCTCATCGCCACCGGACTCGTCACCCTCGCCCTGACCATCGCCGCCGCCCTGCTGCTCCTGCTGCGCACGGCGACCGGCAACCCGGCCGCCGCATGGATCATCAGCGCCACCGTCCTGCTGTGGTTCACCACGACCTGGCTCGTCCTGCCCCACGTCGTACTACGTCGAACGGCGGCACGCCAGGCGACCAAGGGTGACAGCGGCGAGGAGGGCGGTAACGGCCGGTCCTCATGA